From Cellulosimicrobium sp. ES-005, one genomic window encodes:
- a CDS encoding ATP-dependent Clp protease ATP-binding subunit, producing the protein MFERFTDRARRVVVLAQEEARMLNHNYIGTEHILLGLIHEGEGVAAKALESLGISLDGVRTQVTEIIGEGQQAPSGHIPFTPRAKKVLELSLREALQLGHNYIGTEHILLGLIREGEGVAAQVLTKMGADLNKVRQQVIQLLSGYQGKEPVAAGGPAEGQPSGSAVLDQFGRNLTQAAREGKLDPVIGRNLEIERVMQVLSRRTKNNPVLIGEPGVGKTAVVEGLAQDIVRGDVPETLKDKQLYTLDLGALVAGSRYRGDFEERLKKVLKEIRTRGDIILFIDEIHTLVGAGAAEGAIDAASILKPMLARGELQTIGATTLDEYRKHVEKDPALERRFQPIQVAEPSLNHAIEILKGLRDRYEAHHRVSITDAALVSAATLADRYINDRFLPDKAIDLIDEAGARLRIRRMTAPPELKELDEEIAEARREKESAIDAQDFEKAAGLRDKEKQLTAKRADKEKAWKSGDLDTVAEVDEELIAEVLAMATGIPVFKLTEEESSRLLNMEDELHKRVVGQEAAIKALSQAIRRTRAGLKDPKRPGGSFIFAGPTGVGKTELAKALAEFLFGDEDALIQLDMSEFSEKHTVSRLFGSPPGYVGYDEGGQLTEKVRRKPFSVVLFDEVEKAHADIFNSLLQILEDGRLTDSQGRVVDFKNTVIIMTTNLGTRDIAKGVQTGFNAGGDLVTSYERMKAKVNDELKQHFRPEFLNRVDDVVVFPQLSQTEIIQIVDLMIARLDTRLRDKDMGIELTQPAKNLLAEKGYDPVLGARPLRRAIQRDIEDVLSEKILFGELKAGEIVLVDAEGEGLLGEFTFRGVSKGEHDRGPVSVGAAAALDAPTGVSVRDLPPTGELQAGAE; encoded by the coding sequence ATGTTCGAGAGATTCACAGACCGAGCCCGTCGGGTCGTCGTCCTCGCCCAGGAAGAGGCGCGGATGCTCAACCACAACTACATCGGCACCGAGCACATCCTCCTCGGCCTCATCCACGAGGGCGAGGGTGTCGCGGCCAAGGCGCTGGAGTCCCTCGGGATCTCCCTCGACGGCGTCCGCACCCAGGTGACCGAGATCATCGGCGAGGGCCAGCAGGCCCCGAGCGGGCACATCCCGTTCACGCCGCGCGCCAAGAAGGTGCTCGAGCTGTCGCTGCGCGAGGCGCTGCAGCTCGGCCACAACTACATCGGCACCGAGCACATCCTGCTCGGTCTCATCCGTGAGGGCGAGGGCGTCGCCGCCCAGGTCCTGACCAAGATGGGCGCCGACCTCAACAAGGTGCGCCAGCAGGTCATCCAGCTCCTGTCCGGCTACCAGGGCAAGGAGCCCGTCGCCGCGGGCGGCCCCGCCGAGGGCCAGCCGTCCGGCTCGGCCGTGCTCGACCAGTTCGGGCGCAACCTCACCCAGGCCGCGCGCGAGGGCAAGCTCGACCCGGTCATCGGGCGCAACCTCGAGATCGAGCGCGTCATGCAGGTGCTGAGCCGCCGCACCAAGAACAACCCGGTGCTGATCGGTGAGCCCGGCGTCGGCAAGACCGCCGTCGTCGAGGGCCTGGCCCAGGACATCGTGCGCGGCGACGTGCCCGAGACGCTCAAGGACAAGCAGCTCTACACGCTCGACCTCGGTGCGCTCGTGGCCGGCTCGCGCTACCGCGGCGACTTCGAGGAGCGCCTGAAGAAGGTGCTCAAGGAGATCCGCACGCGCGGCGACATCATCCTCTTCATCGACGAGATCCACACCCTCGTCGGGGCGGGTGCCGCCGAGGGCGCGATCGACGCCGCGAGCATCCTCAAGCCGATGCTCGCGCGCGGCGAGCTGCAGACGATCGGCGCGACCACGCTCGACGAGTACCGCAAGCACGTCGAGAAGGACCCGGCCCTGGAGCGCCGCTTCCAGCCGATCCAGGTCGCCGAGCCGTCGCTCAACCACGCGATCGAGATCCTCAAGGGCCTGCGCGACCGCTACGAGGCGCACCACCGCGTGTCCATCACGGACGCCGCGCTCGTCTCCGCGGCCACGCTCGCGGACCGGTACATCAACGACCGGTTCCTCCCGGACAAGGCGATCGACCTCATCGACGAGGCGGGCGCGCGCCTGCGCATCCGCCGCATGACCGCCCCGCCGGAGCTCAAGGAGCTCGACGAGGAGATCGCCGAGGCACGCCGCGAGAAGGAGTCCGCGATCGACGCGCAGGACTTCGAGAAGGCCGCCGGCCTGCGCGACAAGGAGAAGCAGCTCACCGCGAAGCGCGCCGACAAGGAGAAGGCGTGGAAGTCCGGTGACCTGGACACCGTCGCCGAGGTGGACGAGGAGCTGATCGCGGAGGTCCTGGCCATGGCCACGGGCATCCCGGTCTTCAAGCTCACCGAGGAGGAGTCCAGCCGCCTGCTCAACATGGAGGACGAGCTGCACAAGCGCGTCGTCGGCCAGGAGGCCGCGATCAAGGCGCTGTCGCAGGCCATCCGCCGTACGCGTGCGGGCCTCAAGGACCCCAAGCGCCCCGGTGGGTCGTTCATCTTCGCCGGCCCCACGGGCGTCGGGAAGACGGAGCTGGCCAAGGCGCTCGCCGAGTTCCTCTTCGGGGACGAGGACGCGCTCATCCAGCTCGACATGTCGGAGTTCTCCGAGAAGCACACCGTCTCGCGGCTGTTCGGCTCGCCCCCCGGCTACGTCGGGTACGACGAGGGTGGTCAGCTCACCGAGAAGGTGCGGCGCAAGCCGTTCTCGGTCGTCCTGTTCGACGAGGTGGAGAAGGCCCACGCGGACATCTTCAACTCGCTCCTGCAGATCCTCGAGGACGGTCGCCTGACCGACTCGCAGGGCCGTGTCGTGGACTTCAAGAACACCGTCATCATCATGACGACCAACCTCGGCACGCGGGACATCGCCAAGGGCGTCCAGACCGGCTTCAACGCCGGCGGCGACCTGGTCACGTCCTACGAGCGCATGAAGGCGAAGGTCAACGACGAGCTCAAGCAGCACTTCCGGCCTGAGTTCCTCAACCGCGTCGACGACGTGGTGGTCTTCCCGCAGCTCTCGCAGACCGAGATCATCCAGATCGTCGACCTCATGATCGCCCGTCTCGACACCCGCCTGCGGGACAAGGACATGGGCATCGAGCTCACGCAGCCCGCGAAGAACCTCCTCGCGGAGAAGGGCTACGACCCGGTCCTGGGTGCGCGTCCCCTGCGCCGCGCGATCCAGCGCGACATCGAGGACGTGCTCTCCGAGAAGATCCTGTTCGGCGAGCTCAAGGCCGGCGAGATCGTCCTGGTCGACGCCGAGGGCGAGGGCCTGCTCGGGGAGTTCACCTTCCGCGGTGTCTCCAAGGGCGAGCACGACCGCGGCCCGGTGAGCGTGGGCGCGGCCGCCGCGCTCGACGCCCCCACCGGCGTCTCGGTCCGCGACCTGCCCCCGACGGGCGAGCTGCAGGCCGGCGCGGAGTGA
- a CDS encoding ABC transporter substrate-binding protein, whose product MPAHPLVRSSAPPGRPSAGPSGRRGATAVALGLVALLATGACGAAQASGGTDPADGAALAADADLPTEVPEGTVLRIGDPTTQKAFELAGDDLDSDFSFEVEWANISGGPATTEAFRAGSLDVGAVAEIPPIHATWTGLDVQIYASIYRENWEDAPIYEFAGAPGVELDSLEDFRGHRIAFSPGQAQGAIVLKALQEAGLTQDDVELVELPSTGDVYSTALAAGEVDVAPLGGTQLFRYLATYEADGATSVKHHLRDDASHLYGPTEVVEDPAKAAALREYVAAWAAAKVWIDEHPEEWKQGYYVEDQGLSEEDAQYLIDHAPVPDIPSDLTEGIERTQATIDLLATELDQEPFDATDLFDERFGPVAGEAAAAARDGGAQ is encoded by the coding sequence ATGCCCGCACACCCGCTCGTCCGTTCCTCCGCTCCGCCCGGCCGCCCGTCTGCGGGTCCGTCCGGCCGCCGCGGCGCGACCGCCGTCGCGCTCGGCCTCGTCGCACTCCTCGCGACGGGTGCGTGCGGTGCCGCGCAGGCGTCCGGCGGCACGGACCCGGCGGACGGCGCGGCCCTCGCCGCCGACGCCGACCTGCCCACCGAGGTGCCCGAGGGCACGGTCCTGCGCATCGGCGACCCGACGACGCAGAAGGCGTTCGAGCTCGCCGGCGACGACCTCGACAGCGACTTCTCGTTCGAGGTCGAATGGGCCAACATCTCCGGCGGCCCCGCGACGACGGAGGCGTTCCGGGCGGGCTCGCTCGACGTCGGCGCGGTGGCGGAGATCCCGCCGATCCACGCGACGTGGACGGGACTGGACGTGCAGATCTACGCGTCGATCTACCGGGAGAACTGGGAGGACGCGCCGATCTACGAGTTCGCGGGCGCGCCCGGGGTCGAGCTCGACTCGCTGGAGGACTTCCGCGGGCACCGCATCGCGTTCAGCCCGGGCCAGGCGCAGGGCGCGATCGTGCTCAAGGCGCTCCAGGAGGCCGGTCTCACGCAGGACGACGTCGAGCTCGTCGAGCTGCCGAGCACGGGCGACGTGTACTCGACGGCACTCGCCGCGGGCGAGGTCGACGTCGCCCCGCTGGGCGGGACGCAGCTCTTCCGCTACCTGGCCACCTATGAGGCGGACGGCGCGACGTCGGTCAAGCACCACCTGCGCGACGACGCCTCGCACCTCTACGGCCCGACGGAGGTCGTCGAGGACCCGGCCAAGGCCGCGGCGCTGCGCGAGTACGTCGCCGCCTGGGCGGCGGCGAAGGTCTGGATCGACGAGCACCCCGAGGAGTGGAAGCAGGGGTACTACGTCGAGGACCAGGGGCTGAGCGAGGAGGACGCGCAGTACCTCATCGACCACGCGCCCGTCCCGGACATCCCGTCCGACCTCACCGAGGGCATCGAGCGCACGCAGGCGACGATCGACCTGCTGGCGACCGAGCTCGACCAGGAGCCGTTCGACGCGACGGACCTGTTCGACGAGCGGTTCGGTCCCGTCGCGGGCGAGGCCGCGGCGGCGGCGCGGGACGGGGGAGCGCAGTGA
- a CDS encoding ABC transporter permease, whose amino-acid sequence MDLAAPRLDDAPATTFDVRPRGTRLGLGRPVPLAALVGVTLLVGVWSVGSATGLIDPRVLSAPWTVVTTGAELVANGKLGAHLGVSLTRAALGLAFGIVAGVVLALAAGLSRLGDAVLDGPIQVKRAIPNLALLPLLILWFGIGEEMKVITIALGVFIPIYLHTHNGLRAIDSRYVELAETVQLSRWQFVRRVILPGALPGFFLGLRFAVTGSMLALVVVEQVNATAGIGYMMELARTYGQTEIILVGLVVYGVLGYSADLAVRLLQRRVLSWRRTLED is encoded by the coding sequence GTGGACCTCGCGGCCCCGAGGCTCGACGACGCACCCGCGACCACCTTCGACGTGCGCCCCCGCGGCACGCGCCTGGGGCTCGGCCGGCCGGTCCCGCTCGCGGCGCTCGTCGGCGTGACGCTCCTCGTCGGCGTCTGGTCGGTCGGCTCCGCCACGGGGCTCATCGACCCGCGCGTGCTCTCCGCACCGTGGACGGTCGTCACGACGGGTGCGGAGCTCGTCGCGAACGGCAAGCTCGGCGCGCACCTCGGGGTGTCCTTGACGCGCGCCGCGCTCGGGCTGGCGTTCGGCATCGTCGCGGGCGTCGTGCTCGCGCTCGCGGCCGGGCTGAGCCGGCTCGGCGACGCCGTGCTCGACGGCCCGATCCAGGTCAAGCGCGCCATCCCCAACCTCGCGCTCCTGCCGCTGCTCATCCTGTGGTTCGGGATCGGCGAGGAGATGAAGGTCATCACCATCGCGCTCGGCGTGTTCATCCCGATCTACCTGCACACGCACAACGGCCTGCGAGCGATCGACAGCCGCTACGTCGAGCTCGCCGAGACGGTGCAGCTCTCGCGGTGGCAGTTCGTGCGTCGCGTCATCCTGCCCGGCGCGCTGCCCGGGTTCTTCCTCGGGCTGCGGTTCGCGGTGACGGGGTCGATGCTCGCGCTCGTCGTGGTCGAGCAGGTCAACGCGACGGCCGGCATCGGCTACATGATGGAGCTCGCGCGGACGTACGGGCAGACGGAGATCATCCTCGTCGGCCTCGTGGTCTACGGCGTGCTGGGCTACTCCGCGGACCTCGCCGTCCGCCTCCTGCAGAGGAGGGTGCTGTCGTGGCGGCGCACGCTGGAGGACTGA
- a CDS encoding ABC transporter ATP-binding protein, translated as MTVGEDRPTAVGAAVRVRSLVRSYGEQRILDDLDLTVDDGEFVAILGRSGSGKSTLLRALAALDHGVDGSGEVVVPDQVSVVFQDSRLLPWARVLDNVVLGLDAGARGRSAARDAGRASLAEVGLAGRERAWPNELSGGEQQRVSLARSLVRSPRLLLADEPFGALDALTRIRMHALLRDLCARHRPAVLLVTHDVDEAIVLADRVVVLDEGRIAAERRIDQSYRPGEARDPADPRFSRLRTELLDALGVVRDDRKDTAA; from the coding sequence CTGACCGTGGGGGAGGACCGCCCGACGGCGGTCGGCGCGGCCGTGCGGGTCCGCTCGCTCGTTCGGTCGTACGGGGAGCAGCGCATCCTCGACGACCTCGACCTCACCGTGGACGACGGCGAGTTCGTCGCGATCCTGGGTCGCTCGGGCTCGGGCAAGAGCACGCTCCTGCGCGCGCTCGCCGCGCTCGACCACGGGGTAGACGGGTCGGGCGAGGTCGTCGTCCCGGACCAGGTGTCCGTCGTCTTCCAGGACTCGCGGCTGCTGCCGTGGGCGCGCGTGCTGGACAACGTGGTGCTCGGTCTCGACGCCGGGGCGCGCGGGCGGAGCGCCGCGCGGGACGCCGGCCGCGCGAGCCTCGCGGAGGTCGGCCTGGCCGGGCGCGAGCGCGCGTGGCCGAACGAGCTCTCGGGCGGCGAGCAGCAGCGCGTGTCGCTCGCCCGCTCGCTCGTGCGCTCGCCGCGCCTCCTGCTCGCCGACGAGCCGTTCGGCGCGCTCGACGCCCTGACCCGCATCCGGATGCACGCTCTGCTGCGGGACCTGTGCGCGCGGCACCGCCCCGCCGTCCTGCTCGTGACGCACGACGTGGACGAGGCGATCGTCCTCGCGGACCGCGTCGTCGTGCTCGACGAGGGACGCATCGCGGCCGAGCGCCGCATCGACCAGAGCTACCGCCCCGGCGAGGCGCGCGACCCCGCCGACCCCCGCTTCTCCCGGCTCCGTACCGAGCTGCTCGACGCGCTCGGCGTGGTCCGGGACGACAGGAAGGACACCGCCGCATGA
- a CDS encoding LLM class flavin-dependent oxidoreductase yields MTRYDSAGHRPGRLHLNAFLMSTGHHEASWRLPESDPSWTSTNIAHLQRLAQIAEAGRLDSIFFADGPGLRSDVGRRPAGSLDPLIVLTAIATVTERIGLIATASTTYNSPYNLARRFASIDHVSGGRAGWNVVTTAGPDIARNFGLDDQPAHAVRYERAAEFLDVAFQLWDSWEDDAVLADKAAGVWADASKIHAPAHAGTHFSVHGALTTPRSPQARPLIVQAGSSEDGKDLAARYAEAVFTAHQTLDDARDFYADLKARAVAVGRDPGTVKILPGIVPVIGSTEADALAQERELDELIVPEYARAQLAKTLRLAPEDLPLDRELPDGLPTEDEIEGAKSRYTLIVELARRERLTVRQLIGRLGGGRGHRTFAGTPEQVADAIQDWYDAEAADGFNIMPAVLPSGLEQFVDHVLPVLRERGLFREEYEGRTLREHYGLERPANRYARAGEVDPATAGTAPGGPVPDGGARVLEEALA; encoded by the coding sequence ATGACCCGCTACGACTCCGCAGGCCACCGCCCGGGGCGCCTGCACCTCAACGCGTTCCTCATGAGCACGGGCCACCACGAGGCGTCGTGGCGGCTGCCGGAGAGCGACCCGTCGTGGACGTCGACGAACATCGCGCACCTGCAGCGCCTCGCGCAGATCGCGGAGGCGGGCAGGCTCGACTCGATCTTCTTCGCGGACGGCCCGGGGCTGCGGTCCGACGTCGGGCGCCGCCCGGCGGGGTCGCTCGACCCGCTCATCGTGCTCACGGCCATCGCGACCGTGACCGAGCGCATCGGCCTCATCGCGACGGCGTCGACGACGTACAACTCGCCCTACAACCTCGCGCGGCGGTTCGCGTCGATCGACCACGTCTCCGGCGGTCGGGCCGGGTGGAACGTCGTGACGACGGCGGGGCCGGACATCGCGCGCAACTTCGGCCTCGACGACCAGCCTGCCCACGCGGTCCGGTACGAGCGCGCGGCGGAGTTCCTCGACGTCGCGTTCCAGCTCTGGGACTCGTGGGAGGACGACGCCGTGCTGGCCGACAAGGCCGCGGGCGTGTGGGCGGACGCGTCGAAGATTCATGCCCCGGCGCACGCGGGGACGCACTTCTCCGTGCACGGCGCCCTCACCACGCCGCGCTCGCCGCAGGCGCGGCCGCTCATCGTGCAGGCCGGGTCGTCGGAGGACGGCAAGGACCTCGCCGCGCGCTACGCCGAGGCGGTGTTCACCGCGCACCAGACGCTCGACGACGCCCGCGACTTCTACGCCGACCTCAAGGCCCGGGCGGTCGCCGTCGGCCGCGACCCGGGGACGGTGAAGATCCTGCCCGGCATCGTCCCCGTCATCGGGTCGACCGAGGCGGACGCGCTCGCGCAGGAGCGCGAGCTCGACGAGCTCATCGTCCCGGAGTACGCGCGCGCCCAGCTCGCGAAGACGCTGCGGCTCGCGCCCGAGGACCTGCCGCTCGACCGCGAGCTGCCGGACGGTCTGCCCACCGAGGACGAGATCGAGGGGGCCAAGAGCCGGTACACGCTGATCGTCGAGCTCGCGCGGCGCGAGCGGCTCACGGTGCGCCAGCTCATCGGGCGGCTCGGCGGCGGGCGCGGGCACCGCACGTTCGCGGGCACGCCCGAGCAGGTCGCCGACGCGATCCAGGACTGGTACGACGCCGAGGCCGCCGACGGGTTCAACATCATGCCCGCGGTGCTGCCGTCGGGGCTCGAGCAGTTCGTCGACCACGTGCTACCCGTGCTGCGCGAGCGCGGCCTGTTCCGCGAGGAGTACGAGGGACGGACGCTGCGCGAGCACTACGGGCTCGAGCGGCCGGCGAACCGGTACGCACGAGCGGGTGAGGTCGACCCCGCCACCGCGGGCACCGCCCCCGGTGGCCCCGTGCCCGACGGCGGCGCGCGCGTCCTCGAGGAGGCCCTCGCGTGA
- a CDS encoding LLM class flavin-dependent oxidoreductase, with the protein MSAEHLWYVPNQVRPGHRGDDAVEGHNSLDTLTNHAHALERHGFAGALLGTSWGRPDTFTVATALAARTTTFEPLVAIRPGFWRPAHFASAAATLDHLSGGRLRVNIVSGTDGQEAYGDGEADPAHRYARTREFLQIVRRLWTQEEVTYAGEHFSVTRSRLGPRPVARDGRAHPRIYFGGASEAAERVAATEADVQLFWGEPLDGIAERIDRLKRLSAELGREHAPLEFGLRITTFVRDTTEEAWADAEAKVAELAARSQEGEAWSARDRGRSTAVGQQRLLDLAARGEVLDDNLWTTPGRFGGGGAGTTWLVGSAEDVAKSLRRYQDLGVTHFVLSDTPYLREIERQGTQLLPLLRD; encoded by the coding sequence GTGAGCGCCGAGCACCTCTGGTACGTCCCGAACCAGGTCCGTCCAGGCCACCGCGGCGACGACGCGGTCGAGGGCCACAACAGCCTCGACACCCTGACGAACCACGCGCACGCGCTGGAACGCCACGGGTTCGCGGGCGCGCTGCTCGGGACGAGCTGGGGGCGTCCCGACACGTTCACCGTCGCGACGGCGCTCGCGGCCCGCACCACGACGTTCGAGCCGCTCGTCGCGATCCGGCCCGGGTTCTGGCGGCCCGCGCACTTCGCGTCCGCCGCCGCGACCCTCGACCACCTCAGCGGCGGCCGGCTGCGCGTCAACATCGTGTCCGGCACCGACGGGCAGGAGGCGTACGGCGACGGCGAGGCCGACCCCGCGCACCGGTATGCCCGGACGCGCGAGTTCCTGCAGATCGTGCGCCGCCTGTGGACGCAGGAGGAGGTCACGTACGCGGGCGAGCACTTCTCGGTGACGCGGTCACGGCTGGGTCCGCGCCCCGTGGCACGCGACGGCCGCGCGCACCCGCGGATCTACTTCGGCGGCGCGTCGGAGGCCGCGGAGCGGGTCGCCGCGACCGAGGCGGACGTGCAGCTCTTCTGGGGCGAGCCGCTCGACGGGATCGCGGAGCGCATCGACCGGCTGAAGCGCCTGAGCGCCGAGCTGGGGCGCGAGCACGCGCCGCTCGAGTTCGGCCTGCGGATCACGACGTTCGTCCGCGACACCACCGAGGAGGCGTGGGCCGACGCCGAGGCGAAGGTGGCGGAGCTGGCCGCGCGGTCGCAGGAGGGCGAGGCGTGGTCCGCGCGCGACCGGGGGCGGAGCACCGCCGTCGGGCAGCAGCGCCTGCTCGACCTCGCGGCGCGCGGCGAGGTGCTCGACGACAACCTGTGGACGACGCCCGGCCGGTTCGGCGGCGGGGGAGCGGGCACGACGTGGCTCGTCGGCTCGGCGGAGGACGTCGCGAAGTCGCTGCGGCGCTACCAGGACCTCGGCGTCACGCACTTCGTCCTGTCGGACACCCCGTACCTGCGCGAGATCGAGCGCCAGGGCACCCAGCTCCTCCCGCTCCTGCGCGACTGA
- a CDS encoding methyltransferase — MDRDQLDDLTARLRAAGCVFAEEEAALLAARADDDAHLDALVARRVAGEPLEHVLGYVDFHGLRVAVDPGVFVPRQRTALLVDEAVALGRRARHLDWLPDGGTGGGTGSVTVGDADGGTGSVTVGDADADGGAVGAGGGAVGNPDGDRDGGPDSGLDRRMVGPAVVVVDLCCGAGALGLATAVGLGGAETVALHASDVDPAAVACAARNVAAVGGSAYEGDLFDPLPPGLRGRVDLLLANVPYVPTAEIPLLPHEARDHEAHVALDGGGDGLDVLRRVAAEAPAWLAPGGHLLTESGERQATGAVDVLERAGLRARVVRDEEIGATIVVGTLPAEA; from the coding sequence GTGGACCGGGACCAGCTCGACGACCTCACCGCCCGCCTGCGCGCCGCCGGGTGCGTCTTCGCGGAGGAGGAGGCCGCGCTCCTCGCCGCGCGGGCCGACGACGACGCGCACCTCGACGCGCTCGTCGCGCGCCGGGTCGCGGGCGAGCCGCTCGAGCACGTGCTCGGGTACGTCGACTTCCACGGGCTCCGCGTCGCCGTCGACCCCGGGGTCTTCGTGCCGCGCCAGCGCACCGCGCTGCTCGTCGACGAGGCCGTCGCGCTCGGGCGGCGGGCCAGGCACCTGGACTGGCTGCCCGACGGCGGGACAGGCGGCGGGACAGGCAGCGTGACGGTCGGCGACGCCGACGGCGGAACAGGAAGCGTGACGGTTGGTGACGCCGACGCCGACGGCGGCGCGGTCGGCGCGGGTGGCGGGGCGGTCGGCAACCCCGACGGCGACCGGGACGGCGGCCCGGACAGCGGCCTGGACCGTCGGATGGTCGGCCCGGCAGTGGTCGTGGTCGACCTGTGCTGCGGCGCCGGGGCGCTGGGGCTCGCGACCGCGGTGGGCCTCGGCGGCGCGGAGACCGTCGCGCTGCACGCGAGCGACGTCGACCCGGCCGCCGTCGCGTGCGCGGCGCGCAACGTCGCCGCGGTCGGCGGCAGCGCGTACGAGGGCGACCTGTTCGACCCGTTGCCGCCCGGTCTGCGCGGCCGGGTCGACCTGCTCCTCGCCAACGTGCCGTACGTGCCCACGGCCGAGATCCCGCTGCTGCCCCACGAGGCGCGCGACCACGAGGCCCACGTCGCGCTCGACGGCGGCGGCGACGGGCTGGACGTGCTGCGCCGCGTCGCCGCCGAGGCGCCCGCGTGGCTCGCTCCGGGCGGCCACCTGCTCACGGAGTCCGGCGAGCGCCAGGCGACGGGCGCCGTCGACGTCCTCGAACGGGCCGGACTGCGGGCGCGCGTCGTCCGCGACGAGGAGATCGGCGCGACGATCGTCGTCGGGACGCTCCCCGCCGAGGCGTGA
- a CDS encoding ATP-binding protein, producing MSDPQHVDGPVQAGTGPATDDLGTDPALFDLPPGSREVPTRIVLLTGASGSGKTSLTRRLGLPVVALDDFYLDHDHPDLPQRFGIVDWDDPRSWDAAGAVAALVDLARTGHADVPVYDIPTSRRTGTTRLDVTGSRVVLAEGIFAAEIVAACRAQDVLADAICLRRPRLMTFWFRLLRDLAEMRKPPVTLLRRGWALLRAEPALVRHWESLGCRALTPTQAEKEIRALLRPSAA from the coding sequence GTGAGCGACCCTCAGCACGTCGACGGCCCGGTCCAGGCCGGCACAGGACCGGCGACCGACGACCTCGGCACGGACCCCGCGCTGTTCGACCTCCCGCCGGGCTCGCGCGAGGTCCCGACGCGCATCGTGCTCCTCACGGGCGCGTCCGGCTCGGGCAAGACGTCGCTCACGCGGCGCCTCGGCCTCCCGGTCGTCGCGCTCGACGACTTCTACCTCGACCACGACCACCCGGACCTGCCGCAGCGGTTCGGCATCGTCGACTGGGACGACCCCCGGTCGTGGGACGCCGCAGGCGCCGTCGCGGCGCTCGTCGACCTCGCGCGGACCGGGCACGCGGACGTGCCGGTCTACGACATCCCGACGTCGCGCCGCACGGGGACGACGCGCCTCGACGTCACGGGCTCGCGGGTCGTGCTGGCCGAGGGGATCTTCGCGGCGGAGATCGTCGCGGCGTGCCGCGCCCAGGACGTCCTGGCCGACGCGATCTGCCTGCGCCGACCGCGTCTCATGACGTTCTGGTTCCGCCTGCTGCGCGACCTCGCGGAGATGCGCAAGCCGCCGGTCACGCTGTTGCGGCGCGGCTGGGCGCTGCTGCGCGCCGAGCCCGCACTCGTGCGCCACTGGGAGTCGCTCGGCTGTCGCGCGCTGACGCCGACGCAGGCCGAGAAGGAGATCCGCGCGCTCCTGCGGCCCTCCGCGGCGTAG
- a CDS encoding NUDIX domain-containing protein: MTALDPAALLARDALARLDRWEPVDDEQAALAAEYRAFLRGDGGSVARADAVRRDGGPQHLTASCFVLSPDLARVLLCFHRKGQFWVQVGGHTEPGDTTLAGAAYREAREESGLDDLVPFDPDPSAGTAPGARADAAPAAPVDVHRHDLAAAFGTCRTHWDVGFVAFADPDTRTVVSDESEDVAWFPVDTLPSGTPDDFPVRLATVLAEVRHRRRA, encoded by the coding sequence GTGACCGCACTCGACCCTGCCGCCCTGCTCGCCCGCGACGCCCTCGCCCGCCTCGACCGGTGGGAGCCGGTCGACGACGAGCAGGCGGCGCTCGCGGCCGAGTACCGCGCGTTCCTCCGCGGCGACGGTGGCTCCGTCGCGCGTGCCGACGCCGTCCGGCGCGACGGTGGCCCGCAGCACCTCACGGCGAGCTGCTTCGTGCTCAGCCCGGACCTGGCCCGCGTGCTGCTCTGCTTCCATCGCAAGGGCCAGTTCTGGGTCCAGGTGGGCGGGCACACCGAGCCGGGCGACACGACGCTCGCGGGCGCCGCCTACCGCGAGGCGCGCGAGGAGAGCGGCCTCGACGACCTCGTCCCGTTCGACCCGGACCCGTCCGCCGGCACCGCCCCCGGCGCCCGCGCCGACGCCGCGCCCGCCGCCCCGGTCGACGTGCACCGCCACGACCTCGCCGCGGCGTTCGGGACGTGCCGCACGCACTGGGACGTCGGGTTCGTCGCGTTCGCCGACCCGGACACGCGCACCGTCGTGAGCGACGAGAGCGAGGACGTCGCCTGGTTCCCGGTCGACACGCTGCCGTCCGGCACGCCGGACGACTTCCCCGTCCGCCTGGCGACGGTTCTCGCGGAGGTGCGCCACCGCCGTCGGGCATGA